From one Bacteroides intestinalis DSM 17393 genomic stretch:
- a CDS encoding fimbrillin family protein, producing the protein MKFSRFTSFPGRYAFWRHLFSALVSGSICLFSCEDDMDRPSLSPHVSFTSEISSSWTPSTRSTTDADVPQGTVIALQGGSTPLYLHTLYTDSIASPSSDDRPDTAALTRATPIKNDNMYNSFGVSAYSYTGSWSESRTPDYFYNATASKSGSDYVLSSAYYWPGASYKMRFFAYAPKDNGHYVLSGSAYAGSPVISVTVPVDVNEQEDLLVAKTDELDGNTNAAVPLTFRHALTAIRFVCGADMQGGTVKSVSLKNVYSSGAYNMGTQTWSGVGTPATFPQTLDRSITGIPDEPLTVDAQTFMMVPQTLPDGAQLEVVFTDNSSMDHTLTADLKGTVWPVGKTVTYKISSSSINWTYTLAVTSPADFTYEGGTQQYNVTSYRQNTKGVKEAVAWTAQYSEDGGASWSNTRPGWLDAFTVSGNGGDTPQSYNATVIAQTGVEANPQHTAALQNASVKGTETVPYNLANQTNGGTVDENTANCYVVGAPGYYSFPLVYGNAIKGGTTNTSAYTSTAPSRTTILSHFINHAGNAITDPYIRNNADCTPAKAELVWQDAPNLVTDIKYNNTGNGNISFTVDKNTIRQGNAIIAIKDAGDNVLWSWHIWVTDEDINNAIEITNFQGKKYKLMSVNLGWCDGSTTNYAERSCKVKFTAGGESQTITVKQASNSITTDGNHPYYQWGRKDPFLPSNGLANTNKIWYDKDGNAHTESPKTENFSTGATCIMNYILKPDVMQSQYYGDNTYANLWSADNNVYTANDENVIKTIYDPSPVGFKLPPGNVFTGFTTTGGSTSTSSEINGTWSSSSLKGWNFYTDSSKSKTIFFPASGYRYRSNGMVSNVSSDGFYWSAVPSSPTKGRYLYFYSLQVIPLSTSNYRAVGFGLRSSQE; encoded by the coding sequence ATGAAATTTTCCCGTTTTACATCATTTCCCGGCAGGTACGCCTTTTGGCGTCATCTGTTTTCGGCGCTTGTTTCGGGCAGTATTTGCCTTTTCTCTTGTGAGGATGACATGGATCGTCCTTCACTTTCCCCGCATGTATCTTTCACCTCCGAGATCAGCTCCTCCTGGACTCCGTCAACCCGTTCCACTACCGATGCTGATGTTCCGCAAGGTACTGTCATCGCCCTGCAGGGAGGCAGCACTCCTCTTTACCTGCACACGCTTTACACAGACAGCATTGCTTCACCCTCTTCGGACGATCGTCCGGACACGGCAGCTCTTACCCGTGCCACTCCCATCAAGAATGACAATATGTACAACAGTTTCGGTGTCTCCGCTTACTCCTACACCGGTTCGTGGAGCGAAAGCAGAACCCCCGACTACTTCTATAATGCCACTGCCAGCAAGTCCGGCAGTGACTATGTCCTTTCCTCCGCCTATTATTGGCCCGGGGCTTCATACAAAATGAGGTTCTTCGCATACGCTCCGAAAGACAACGGGCATTATGTGCTTTCCGGCAGCGCATATGCCGGTTCTCCTGTCATCAGTGTGACCGTTCCGGTCGATGTCAATGAGCAGGAAGACCTTCTCGTGGCAAAGACGGATGAACTGGACGGGAACACCAACGCTGCCGTGCCGCTCACCTTCAGGCATGCCCTGACCGCCATCAGGTTCGTGTGCGGAGCTGACATGCAGGGAGGTACCGTAAAGAGCGTCAGTTTGAAAAATGTATATTCCAGTGGGGCCTACAACATGGGAACGCAGACATGGAGCGGTGTAGGTACTCCCGCCACTTTCCCGCAGACATTGGACAGATCCATTACGGGAATCCCGGACGAACCCCTTACTGTCGATGCGCAGACCTTCATGATGGTTCCGCAGACCCTTCCCGACGGCGCGCAACTTGAAGTCGTATTCACTGATAACTCCAGCATGGACCACACGCTGACTGCCGATCTCAAAGGCACGGTCTGGCCTGTTGGCAAGACCGTCACTTATAAGATTTCCAGCAGTTCCATAAACTGGACCTACACACTTGCCGTTACCTCCCCGGCCGACTTTACCTATGAAGGCGGTACGCAGCAATACAATGTGACCAGTTACCGGCAGAACACCAAAGGGGTTAAAGAGGCTGTCGCATGGACCGCACAATATTCAGAAGATGGCGGGGCATCATGGAGCAATACCAGACCCGGCTGGCTGGATGCGTTTACCGTATCCGGAAATGGTGGAGATACTCCACAATCATACAATGCAACTGTCATCGCACAGACTGGCGTAGAGGCTAATCCTCAACATACGGCTGCTCTACAGAATGCTTCGGTCAAAGGTACTGAAACTGTCCCATATAATCTTGCCAACCAGACTAATGGTGGCACAGTGGATGAAAACACCGCCAACTGCTACGTTGTCGGTGCTCCGGGATATTACTCTTTCCCTCTGGTATATGGAAATGCCATCAAAGGTGGTACGACCAATACGTCCGCATATACCTCTACGGCTCCGTCCAGAACCACTATTCTGAGTCATTTCATCAACCATGCTGGTAACGCGATCACTGACCCCTATATACGCAACAACGCTGACTGCACGCCTGCTAAAGCAGAACTGGTATGGCAGGACGCACCGAATTTGGTTACCGATATAAAATACAACAATACGGGCAACGGCAATATATCTTTCACGGTGGACAAGAATACCATCCGACAGGGTAATGCCATCATTGCCATCAAGGATGCCGGCGACAATGTCCTGTGGTCCTGGCATATCTGGGTTACCGATGAAGATATCAATAATGCCATTGAAATTACCAATTTCCAGGGTAAGAAGTATAAATTGATGTCTGTCAATCTCGGCTGGTGCGATGGAAGTACCACGAATTATGCAGAGCGTAGTTGCAAGGTCAAATTCACAGCCGGAGGAGAGAGTCAGACAATAACCGTCAAACAAGCCTCGAATTCAATCACAACAGATGGCAATCATCCTTATTATCAATGGGGACGCAAGGATCCTTTCCTACCTTCGAACGGATTGGCCAATACCAATAAAATCTGGTACGACAAAGACGGCAATGCTCACACGGAAAGTCCTAAAACGGAGAACTTTTCTACCGGCGCCACTTGTATCATGAATTATATTCTCAAACCGGATGTGATGCAGAGTCAATATTATGGCGATAATACATATGCAAATCTATGGAGTGCCGATAACAATGTTTATACTGCCAATGACGAAAATGTCATAAAAACGATTTATGATCCCTCTCCTGTGGGCTTCAAACTTCCTCCCGGTAATGTTTTCACTGGATTCACAACAACCGGAGGCAGTACAAGTACGTCTTCTGAAATCAACGGAACGTGGAGCAGCAGTTCCTTGAAGGGATGGAATTTCTACACTGATTCTTCAAAGAGTAAAACCATCTTCTTCCCTGCGTCGGGGTATCGCTACCGTTCCAATGGCATGGTGAGCAACGTTAGTAGCGACGGCTTCTATTGGTCGGCGGTTCCGTCCAGCCCGACCAAGGGTCGCTACCTGTACTTCTACTCGTTGCAAGTGATCCCTTTGAGCACCTCCAACTATCGGGCTGTCGGGTTTGGGTTGCGTTCTTCCCAAGAATAG
- a CDS encoding fimbrillin family protein, with translation MKKNLLFAAMAVTALASCSNDDVVDVNNGGGISFRASLDRAVTRTNVTSLQNLAAFNVTAIGDGKNYFTDLGVSSADNGVNWTTASTYYWPGYELAFFAYAPQAPAGTVSIDNASKKITGFSPAQAVADQKDLVISYNTGTKAVNEGPGVAMNFKHALSQIEVKAKCSNDKIKIEIMGVKLVNAAAKAEFAFPETETKSSYVLQQSQWSNWSEKDDPTKAYMIKGGAPVILTADAQRIMFGDDNFMLIPQQLTAWDGTTATTGAYLSVLCRIYSLDGANETLLYPQPAAGDAKDGKYAFSAVGINTNWEPGKKYTYTLNFCGNGGGTGEIDPNPTDPTNPIDPTIDPDPVPGGNGGDPVLGNPIKFTVTVDEWTDQPVDVAM, from the coding sequence ATGAAAAAGAATCTTTTATTCGCAGCTATGGCTGTAACAGCGTTGGCCTCTTGTTCCAACGATGATGTCGTTGACGTGAACAATGGCGGCGGCATTTCCTTCCGTGCTTCTTTGGACAGGGCCGTTACCCGTACCAATGTAACAAGCCTGCAGAATCTGGCGGCATTCAATGTGACCGCCATCGGTGATGGCAAGAATTATTTCACGGACCTGGGTGTCAGTTCTGCTGATAACGGTGTAAACTGGACAACCGCTTCCACTTACTACTGGCCGGGTTATGAGCTTGCCTTCTTCGCCTATGCTCCCCAAGCTCCCGCCGGCACAGTGAGTATAGACAATGCGTCAAAGAAGATAACCGGTTTCTCTCCCGCACAGGCCGTTGCAGATCAAAAGGATCTTGTGATCTCTTACAATACGGGAACTAAGGCTGTCAACGAGGGTCCCGGTGTTGCCATGAACTTCAAGCACGCCCTCTCCCAGATCGAGGTCAAGGCCAAATGTTCCAATGACAAGATAAAGATTGAGATCATGGGCGTTAAACTGGTGAATGCCGCCGCAAAGGCCGAGTTTGCCTTTCCGGAAACAGAAACCAAGTCCAGCTATGTCCTGCAGCAAAGCCAATGGTCTAACTGGAGTGAAAAAGACGATCCTACAAAGGCCTACATGATCAAGGGAGGGGCGCCCGTCATCCTGACAGCTGATGCCCAACGCATCATGTTCGGTGACGACAACTTCATGCTTATTCCACAGCAGCTAACGGCATGGGACGGTACTACTGCAACTACTGGTGCTTACCTGTCCGTGCTCTGTCGCATATACAGCCTGGACGGCGCCAATGAAACACTGCTTTACCCGCAACCGGCAGCAGGTGATGCCAAGGACGGCAAATACGCATTCTCTGCCGTAGGTATCAACACCAACTGGGAACCTGGTAAGAAATATACCTACACGCTGAACTTCTGCGGCAACGGCGGTGGTACTGGTGAGATTGATCCGAACCCCACTGATCCGACGAATCCCATCGATCCGACCATTGATCCGGATCCGGTACCCGGTGGTAACGGTGGTGATCCTGTTCTGGGCAACCCCATCAAGTTTACTGTAACTGTTGACGAGTGGACCGACCAGCCAGTAGATGTCGCGATGTAA
- a CDS encoding DUF5119 domain-containing protein, which translates to MNKMNLILQAVTIFASLLLISCEHKDLCYDHSHTYRVQVVFDWRNTPGASPETMRLYLFPVDGGTSQAYEFTDYRGGYINVPAGGYRALCVNSDTESVLYRNTDSFDGLEAYAPEGVLNVGGSPAPRAEGTSGERIAGSPDRLYSDRLYDLVIEPSKESQTVTLYPALSVCRYRVTITNVSNLKYISPDGVSGALTGMSGGMLVGRNELTSDPVTVPFGVVSDGTSTLTADFLVFGQTGPEDSVHKLVIYVIMSDGSRNYYTFDVTRQVDGAPDPRDVHIMLDGLPLPKPIVNGGGFHPTVDEWQNVDVDVPM; encoded by the coding sequence ATGAACAAGATGAATCTAATCTTACAGGCTGTCACTATATTTGCAAGTCTGTTATTAATATCCTGCGAACATAAGGATTTGTGCTACGACCATTCCCATACCTATAGAGTACAGGTGGTTTTCGACTGGCGTAACACTCCCGGCGCGAGCCCTGAAACCATGCGCCTTTATCTGTTCCCTGTCGATGGGGGTACCTCCCAGGCCTACGAGTTCACCGATTACCGGGGAGGTTACATTAACGTGCCTGCGGGAGGTTATAGGGCGTTGTGTGTCAACTCGGACACGGAGTCCGTGCTTTACCGGAACACCGACTCGTTCGACGGCCTTGAGGCCTATGCCCCCGAAGGTGTCCTGAACGTGGGGGGCTCTCCGGCTCCCCGTGCGGAAGGCACCTCGGGAGAGCGTATCGCCGGGTCTCCGGACCGTCTTTACAGCGACCGTCTTTACGACCTTGTGATTGAACCCTCCAAAGAGAGCCAAACGGTAACCCTCTATCCCGCACTCTCGGTATGCCGTTACCGGGTTACGATTACGAATGTGTCCAATCTAAAATATATTTCTCCTGACGGTGTCTCCGGTGCTCTTACCGGTATGTCCGGAGGAATGCTTGTCGGTCGCAACGAACTTACGTCCGATCCCGTGACCGTACCTTTCGGGGTTGTTTCCGACGGTACCTCCACCCTGACGGCCGACTTTCTGGTTTTCGGGCAGACCGGTCCGGAAGATTCTGTACACAAGTTGGTCATCTACGTGATCATGTCTGACGGAAGTAGGAATTACTACACGTTTGACGTGACCCGGCAGGTTGACGGTGCCCCCGATCCCCGTGATGTCCATATCATGCTGGACGGCCTTCCCCTGCCCAAGCCCATTGTTAACGGCGGAGGCTTTCATCCCACGGTTGACGAGTGGCAGAACGTTGACGTGGATGTTCCCATGTGA
- a CDS encoding DUF3575 domain-containing protein codes for MELKKFFVLVLLLGSVCPAFCGGDTLHCRFYFPVGSAIPDLSYRDNGPRLDSFLSSIRSLQERAVLRRVRLRSGASPEGNSMLNRRLSDERLVSLRAVMRERLSVPDSVLVCLSSGEDWEGLSVLVGESDMPCRDEVLRILRDTPVWVVRGGKVVDSRKRQLMNLRGGSVWRYMAEHFFPELRNCTVVECEFGPVISGNDREIAVYQKEAEARDTVILRDTVERTVVIRDTVQVPASVGNALKPFYMGLKTNLLYDALLVPNLGVEFYLGRGWSFGGNWMYAWWKSDRHHNYWRIYGGELALRKYFGRRAAEKPLAGHHLGLYGQLFTYDFEVGGTGYMGGRPGGTLWEKMNYAVGLEYGYSLPVARRLNLDFVIGVGYWGGEYHKYDPVDGCYVWKETLQRHWFGPTKAEVSLVWLLGRGNHNEKGGKQ; via the coding sequence ATGGAATTGAAGAAGTTTTTTGTTTTGGTCCTGCTCTTGGGAAGTGTCTGTCCGGCTTTCTGTGGTGGTGACACCTTGCATTGCCGGTTCTATTTCCCCGTCGGCAGTGCCATTCCGGATCTTTCCTACCGGGACAATGGCCCTCGTCTGGACTCCTTTCTTTCGAGCATCCGCTCCCTGCAGGAACGTGCCGTACTGCGCCGTGTACGCTTGCGTTCCGGCGCTTCCCCTGAAGGGAATTCCATGTTGAACAGACGCCTGTCCGATGAACGGCTCGTGTCTCTGCGTGCCGTCATGCGGGAACGTCTTTCCGTCCCCGATTCGGTGCTTGTCTGCCTCTCCTCGGGAGAAGACTGGGAGGGCCTCTCCGTCCTTGTCGGGGAGTCTGACATGCCCTGCCGTGACGAGGTCCTCCGTATTCTTCGTGATACTCCCGTGTGGGTGGTTCGGGGCGGTAAAGTGGTTGATTCCCGCAAGCGACAGCTGATGAATCTGCGTGGCGGGAGCGTGTGGCGTTATATGGCCGAACATTTTTTTCCCGAACTCCGTAACTGTACCGTGGTCGAATGTGAGTTTGGACCCGTAATTTCCGGAAATGACCGGGAAATCGCCGTTTATCAGAAAGAGGCGGAAGCACGGGATACGGTCATCCTTCGTGACACTGTCGAAAGAACCGTTGTTATTCGTGACACGGTACAGGTGCCCGCTTCCGTTGGCAATGCCCTCAAGCCTTTTTACATGGGTCTGAAAACCAATCTGCTCTACGATGCCCTTCTTGTTCCGAATCTTGGTGTGGAGTTTTACCTCGGCAGAGGCTGGTCGTTCGGCGGCAACTGGATGTATGCCTGGTGGAAGAGCGACAGGCACCATAACTACTGGCGGATATACGGGGGTGAATTGGCCCTCCGTAAATACTTCGGGCGCCGTGCCGCAGAGAAACCGCTTGCCGGGCATCACCTCGGACTTTACGGCCAGCTGTTCACCTACGACTTCGAGGTCGGGGGGACGGGTTACATGGGCGGCAGGCCGGGTGGTACGCTTTGGGAGAAGATGAACTATGCCGTGGGACTGGAATACGGCTACTCGCTACCCGTCGCCCGTCGCCTGAACCTGGATTTCGTCATCGGCGTGGGCTACTGGGGTGGTGAATACCATAAATACGACCCCGTTGACGGTTGCTATGTCTGGAAAGAGACCCTGCAGCGTCACTGGTTCGGTCCCACGAAAGCGGAGGTTTCGCTCGTGTGGCTTTTGGGAAGAGGCAACCATAACGAGAAAGGAGGCAAGCAATGA
- a CDS encoding AraC family transcriptional regulator, giving the protein MGILYLKEHTSCYNYTKCIREGFLYHKFCDIEMDEEINETDSILFVIEGELEMSCNGKKMKLLAGNMICFGRGSRFKIHSRGKGSIVIAQFDNAVQSCEKISFAQLNSLDSPGDKIYPLEIRDRLHLFLKLLISYLEDGANCVHFHETKLKELFWSIRFYYTKTEQAAFFHPILGNDYDFKKKIFNNYRNARTVKELAGLCGTPLSSFKRKFLKEFREPAGNWLQKQINNIIKYKLADEDIPIGNIAEELHFSSHPQFCRYCKRNFGYTPGEWRKLLKNRDKTPGKLSGRV; this is encoded by the coding sequence ATGGGAATATTATATTTAAAAGAACATACTTCCTGTTACAATTACACAAAATGCATCCGGGAAGGATTTCTATATCACAAATTTTGTGATATAGAAATGGATGAGGAGATAAATGAGACTGATTCCATTTTATTTGTAATAGAAGGAGAACTGGAAATGTCTTGCAACGGAAAAAAAATGAAGCTTTTGGCTGGTAATATGATTTGTTTCGGTAGGGGGAGTAGATTTAAGATCCACTCACGAGGGAAAGGGAGTATTGTTATTGCACAATTTGATAATGCCGTGCAAAGTTGTGAAAAGATTTCATTCGCACAACTTAACAGCCTGGATTCCCCCGGTGATAAAATATATCCTCTTGAAATCAGAGACAGGTTGCATTTGTTTCTCAAGCTTTTAATAAGTTATTTGGAAGACGGAGCCAATTGCGTTCATTTTCATGAAACGAAGCTTAAAGAGCTCTTCTGGAGCATACGGTTTTATTATACAAAAACGGAACAAGCCGCCTTTTTCCATCCCATATTGGGAAATGACTATGATTTTAAAAAAAAGATATTCAATAATTATAGAAATGCCAGGACAGTAAAGGAACTTGCCGGACTATGTGGAACTCCCCTTTCTTCTTTTAAAAGGAAATTTTTAAAAGAGTTCAGAGAACCTGCGGGTAACTGGTTACAGAAACAAATAAATAATATAATTAAATATAAACTGGCTGATGAGGATATACCGATAGGGAATATAGCTGAAGAGTTGCATTTTTCTTCACACCCCCAATTTTGTAGGTACTGTAAAAGAAACTTCGGATACACTCCCGGAGAATGGAGAAAATTACTGAAAAATAGGGATAAAACTCCAGGAAAGCTCTCCGGTAGAGTGTAA
- a CDS encoding site-specific integrase: protein MATVKTVLVKGRCNSRGAYPLAVQVLHKRKKKVFYTGYSITPCEFDSFSGRVLFNGVYTMETVRRMNRTCRKICKILDKAIGILEREGNEYTTCDISRVYETLTGKVGFYSYFRERIRVLFDTGHEGTAKAYEATLHSMQKHLCKTDFPFAHLSSRLVIKYRDTLLEAGVGKNTIGFYLHNMKAVYRRGCLELNLVFPSPFCNIRIRSEKTVKQSLPMKQVKSLANLSLSVGTPECLARDVFMFSIYTRGMSFVDIAFLKKSDIFPGVIRYRRQKTGQLLEIGINRQIQNLLERYGDTSGDYLFPLVDESETPYSGYKKAYNRMRYALKKVSWNIGMSIPLRLHAARHCWAMMARENGAPLHTISECLGHSSEKVTRIYLKELDRSVLDEVNNHIADKIC from the coding sequence ATGGCAACAGTAAAAACAGTATTAGTAAAGGGGCGGTGTAATAGTCGCGGGGCCTATCCATTGGCTGTGCAGGTCCTTCATAAACGGAAAAAGAAAGTTTTTTATACAGGATACAGCATTACCCCCTGTGAGTTTGATTCTTTTAGCGGACGAGTACTCTTTAATGGTGTATATACCATGGAAACTGTCCGACGCATGAACCGTACATGCCGGAAAATTTGTAAAATCTTGGATAAAGCCATAGGCATATTGGAAAGGGAGGGTAATGAATATACGACATGTGATATATCCAGAGTCTATGAAACCCTGACTGGCAAAGTGGGTTTTTACAGCTATTTCCGTGAGAGAATCCGTGTGCTTTTCGACACCGGGCATGAAGGGACGGCAAAAGCGTATGAGGCGACCCTGCATTCCATGCAAAAACATTTGTGTAAGACTGATTTTCCATTTGCACATCTTTCTTCCCGCCTTGTCATTAAGTATCGTGATACTCTCCTGGAGGCCGGTGTGGGCAAGAATACGATAGGGTTTTATTTACATAATATGAAAGCGGTGTACAGGCGTGGATGTCTTGAATTGAATCTGGTATTTCCTTCACCTTTTTGCAATATCAGAATCCGGTCTGAAAAGACCGTCAAACAAAGTCTTCCTATGAAGCAGGTGAAGTCTCTTGCCAACCTGTCACTTTCAGTCGGAACACCGGAATGCTTGGCCAGAGATGTTTTTATGTTCAGTATCTATACTCGCGGAATGTCATTCGTAGATATTGCTTTTCTAAAAAAGAGCGATATTTTTCCCGGGGTAATCCGCTATAGAAGGCAGAAGACCGGTCAGTTGCTTGAAATAGGTATTAACCGGCAGATACAGAATTTGCTGGAAAGGTATGGAGATACTTCCGGTGACTATCTTTTCCCTCTGGTTGATGAATCTGAAACTCCTTATTCGGGGTATAAAAAAGCTTATAACAGGATGAGGTATGCGCTGAAAAAGGTTTCCTGGAATATCGGTATGAGCATTCCTTTGCGCTTGCATGCCGCGCGTCACTGTTGGGCAATGATGGCTCGTGAGAACGGTGCTCCGCTTCATACTATCAGTGAATGTTTGGGACATTCCTCGGAGAAAGTGACCAGAATCTATCTGAAAGAACTTGACCGGTCGGTACTGGACGAAGTGAATAATCACATAGCAGATAAAATATGTTAA
- a CDS encoding DUF3945 domain-containing protein: MDNLKDFKNEALVVTNASDGNTPHIVQGIEPDGSLRTKPLAQAKPSETFLHIDRNESVIGTFFSNMNRQYDRPSDFRFYHLPVEMLSAAKDLVEIFKFPEENGQLLSNYAIDIRQPAQEQSITGDTPQQTTRWGVDEVDWQQLARMGVTPESLGETGMQRLLNGHESAVLDIRISFEGIDFETPACIRLVESAGGKPVLNVECCKRYPELDRPYMGTELSPEVKENLSRSNNAGCVVELELAGGVREPCLLSLNPKTNRLHHVPVSEITIPQEVNRVRLSDDQTTRLARGESVLVENMWSEKKQGYYDARLQYNVCKGGFTYDFRGLNRKQAQSETQMRSRELVIPQVLKGVGLTPEVREKLAAGKTVHIKDMTDNEGNLFSAFVRVNHERAKFDFFKWNPDKSKKQGQSQQAAVRQEGTKPENTVSRNRPVQKTDKKGVSI, translated from the coding sequence ATGGACAATCTCAAAGATTTCAAGAACGAGGCATTGGTAGTCACCAACGCCTCCGACGGTAACACGCCGCACATCGTTCAGGGTATTGAGCCTGACGGTTCACTCCGCACCAAACCGCTGGCACAGGCAAAGCCCTCCGAGACTTTTCTGCACATCGACCGCAACGAGTCCGTGATCGGGACGTTCTTCTCCAACATGAACCGCCAGTATGATCGACCGTCGGACTTCCGCTTCTACCACCTGCCGGTGGAAATGTTATCCGCAGCCAAGGACCTGGTGGAGATATTCAAATTCCCGGAAGAGAACGGACAGCTTCTTTCCAATTACGCCATTGACATCCGGCAGCCGGCACAGGAGCAGAGCATCACAGGCGACACCCCGCAACAGACCACCCGTTGGGGAGTGGACGAGGTGGATTGGCAGCAGCTCGCACGCATGGGCGTAACCCCCGAATCGTTGGGCGAAACGGGCATGCAACGCCTGCTGAACGGCCACGAGTCCGCCGTCCTCGACATCAGGATCTCCTTCGAGGGTATCGACTTCGAAACGCCGGCCTGCATCCGTCTGGTGGAATCAGCCGGCGGCAAACCGGTCCTGAACGTGGAGTGCTGCAAGCGGTATCCCGAACTGGACCGGCCGTACATGGGTACGGAGCTTTCTCCCGAAGTGAAAGAGAATCTTTCCAGGAGCAACAATGCCGGCTGCGTCGTTGAGCTGGAACTTGCCGGAGGAGTGCGTGAGCCGTGTCTGCTCTCGCTCAATCCCAAAACCAACCGCCTGCACCATGTTCCGGTCAGTGAAATCACCATACCGCAGGAAGTGAACCGGGTACGACTCTCCGACGACCAGACCACAAGGCTGGCACGGGGCGAGTCCGTGCTGGTTGAGAACATGTGGTCCGAAAAGAAACAGGGATATTACGACGCACGCCTCCAGTATAACGTCTGCAAGGGCGGCTTCACTTATGACTTCAGGGGACTGAACCGCAAACAGGCGCAATCAGAGACACAAATGCGAAGCCGTGAACTGGTCATACCACAGGTACTCAAAGGCGTCGGGCTGACACCCGAGGTACGGGAGAAGTTAGCCGCCGGCAAGACAGTCCATATCAAGGACATGACTGACAACGAGGGAAACTTATTCAGTGCTTTCGTCCGTGTCAACCACGAGCGGGCAAAGTTCGATTTCTTCAAATGGAATCCGGACAAGAGCAAAAAGCAGGGACAGTCGCAACAGGCGGCCGTCCGTCAGGAGGGCACGAAGCCGGAAAACACCGTCAGCCGGAACCGCCCGGTACAGAAAACCGATAAGAAAGGAGTATCCATTTAA